A single Brassica rapa cultivar Chiifu-401-42 chromosome A04, CAAS_Brap_v3.01, whole genome shotgun sequence DNA region contains:
- the LOC103863183 gene encoding uncharacterized protein LOC103863183, protein MADSSSASYIHMVHHMIEKCLIFNMSKEECVEALFKHANITPVITSTVWKELEKENKEFFKAYEERQSKQEQMSEEETTQLIQKIISDSSKESDD, encoded by the exons ATGGCTgattcttcttctgcttcttacaTTCACATG GTGCACCACATGATAGAGAAATGTTTGATCTTCAACATGAGCAAAGAAGAGTGCGTGGAAGCTCTCTTTAAGCATGCAAATATCACTCCTGTCATCACCTCTACTG TTTGGAAAGAGCTGGAGAAAGAGAACAAGGAGTTCTTCAAGGCCTATGAAGAGAGGCAAAGCAAACAAGAGCAAATGTCGGAGGAAGAGACAACCCAGTTGATCCAGAAGATAATATCGGATTCATCTAAAGAATCCGACGACTGA
- the LOC103863184 gene encoding dirigent protein 24 — MATAFSLTILTFLLIASNVYSARLLDEVEPQPQLVPAIPDEEDDNPPVATTTPTTTQPPIPIPLPGPATGGHLPVLEFFMHDVLGGSHPSARVVTGIVAQTEVNGIPFSKSNNNIFPVDNAVPLVNANNINNIINPNTAPLLTGLSGSQANTVIQNTNGNSQGSLSSNNLPFVTAGQLPPAAALQQLMFGTITVVDDELTEGHELGSAIIGRAQGFYIASSLDGTSQTLSLTVLFHGEHDHHDTLDDAISFFGVHRTASHASHIAVVGGTGKFEHAKGYAVVETLHNQEDQHVTDGRDTILHFSIYLTYYKA; from the coding sequence ATGGCTACAGCTTTTAGCCTAACGATCTTGACCTTCCTCTTGATAGCCTCAAATGTTTACTCCGCTAGACTTCTGGATGAGGTCGAACCTCAGCCGCAATTAGTCCCTGCCATACCGGACGAGGAGGATGATAATCCACCAGTCGCAACAACAACTCCAACAACAACACAACCTCCAATACCGATTCCCCTTCCAGGACCAGCCACGGGCGGACATTTACCAGTCCTAGAGTTCTTTATGCATGACGTGCTAGGCGGGTCACACCCGTCAGCACGTGTAGTCACTGGCATAGTAGCACAAACCGAGGTGAACGGAATACCATTCTCTAAATCCAACAACAACATTTTTCCAGTAGATAACGCTGTACCACTTGTAAACGCAAACAACATCAATAATATAATCAACCCAAACACGGCTCCACTCCTCACAGGACTAAGTGGCTCTCAAGCCAACACCGTCATACAAAACACTAACGGTAACTCTCAAGGCTCCCTCAGCTCCAACAACCTTCCTTTTGTAACTGCAGGTCAACTCCCTCCCGCAGCTGCTCTTCAGCAGCTCATGTTCGGTACCATCACCGTGGTCGATGATGAGCTCACTGAGGGTCATGAGCTAGGCTCTGCGATTATTGGTAGAGCACAAGGGTTCTATATAGCTAGTTCATTGGATGGAACTAGCCAGACCCTTTCCTTGACCGTGTTGTTCCATGGAGAGCATGATCATCATGACACGCTCGATGATGCCATTAGTTTCTTTGGGGTCCACAGAACCGCTTCTCATGCCTCGCATATTGCTGTTGTGGGTGGGACTGGGAAATTCGAGCATGCTAAAGGGTATGCTGTCGTGGAGACACTGCACAACCAGGAAGACCAACATGTTACTGATGGTCGTGATACTATTCTCCATTTCAGCATTTATCTTACATACTACAAAGCTTGA
- the LOC103863185 gene encoding caffeoylshikimate esterase isoform X1, giving the protein MQLLTCKWFPVNQEPRALIFFCHGYAIDCSTTFKDVASKFAKEGFGVYGIEYEGHGRSGGLNVYIDDFDLLINDVYSHFSKIAEMGENPKKKKFLMGESMGGAVVLLLHRKKPEFWEGAILIAPMCKVNRFTHIITSSIISYKSRIINISNYNCDERQIAEEMKPPKPVISMMNLVIHLIPSWKSILPGPDIINLAIKQPHKRQEIKDNPNCYIGRPRMKTMSELFRVSLDLENRLHEVTMPFIVLHGEDDKVTDKEASKLLYEVASSNDKTLKLYPEMWHSLLFGEPLEKSEIVFNDIVQWMETRINTLQVNANNNHEAKSQI; this is encoded by the exons ATGCAACTCCTAACTTGCAAATGGTTTCCAGTAAATCAAGAACCAAGAGCTCTCATTTTCTTTTGCCATGGCTACGCAATTGATTGCAGCACCACCTttaaag ATGTTGCATCTAAGTTTGCAAAAGAAGGATTTGGTGTGTATGGAATTGAATATGAAGGGCATGGAAGATCAGGTGGCCTCAATGTCTACATTGATGACTTCGATCTTCTCATCAATGATGTCTACTCACATTTCTCCAAAATAGCTG AAATGGGAGAAaacccaaagaagaagaagtttttgATGGGAGAATCAATGGGTGGAGCAGTAGTTCTTCTCTTGCACCGCAAGAAACCGGAGTTTTGGGAAGGAGCTATCCTTATTGCTCCTATGTGTAAGGTGAACAGATTCACACATATCATTACTTCATCCATCATATCTTATAAATCAAGAATCATAAACATATCCAATTACAATTGTGATGAGAGACAGATTGCTGAAGAGATGAAACCACCAAAACCAGTTATATCTATGATGAACTTGGTCATACATCTGATCCCATCATGGAAGTCGATACTTCCAGGACCTGATATCATTAACCTGGCTATTAAACAGCCGCATAAGAGACAAGAG ATTAAAGATAATCCAAATTGCTATATTGGGAGGCCTCGCATGAAGACGATGAGCGAGCTTTTTAGAGTAAGCCTTGATCTAGAGAATCGGTTGCACGAG GTGACAATGCCATTCATTGTATTGCATGGAGAAGATGATAAAGTTACGGATAAAGAAGCTAGCAAACTGCTTTATGAGGTGGCTTCCTCCAATGATAAGACTCTGAAGCTGTATCCTGAAATGTGGCATAGCCTTCTTTTCGGGGAGCCTTTGGAGAAGTCAGAGATTGTATTCAATGACATTGTCCAATGGATGGAGACAAGAATCAATACTCTTCAAGTGAATGCTAATAACAACCATGAAGCAAAATCTCAAATCTGA
- the LOC103863185 gene encoding caffeoylshikimate esterase isoform X2, with the protein MATQLIAAPPLKVYIYIYIYHSRYASIEENEEQIGECELYLADVASKFAKEGFGVYGIEYEGHGRSGGLNVYIDDFDLLINDVYSHFSKIAEMGENPKKKKFLMGESMGGAVVLLLHRKKPEFWEGAILIAPMCKIAEEMKPPKPVISMMNLVIHLIPSWKSILPGPDIINLAIKQPHKRQEIKDNPNCYIGRPRMKTMSELFRVSLDLENRLHEVTMPFIVLHGEDDKVTDKEASKLLYEVASSNDKTLKLYPEMWHSLLFGEPLEKSEIVFNDIVQWMETRINTLQVNANNNHEAKSQI; encoded by the exons ATGGCTACGCAATTGATTGCAGCACCACCTttaaaggtatatatatatatatatatatatcattctaGATATGCATCCATTGAAGAGAATGAGGAACAAATAGGTGAATGTGAACTTTACCTTGCAGATGTTGCATCTAAGTTTGCAAAAGAAGGATTTGGTGTGTATGGAATTGAATATGAAGGGCATGGAAGATCAGGTGGCCTCAATGTCTACATTGATGACTTCGATCTTCTCATCAATGATGTCTACTCACATTTCTCCAAAATAGCTG AAATGGGAGAAaacccaaagaagaagaagtttttgATGGGAGAATCAATGGGTGGAGCAGTAGTTCTTCTCTTGCACCGCAAGAAACCGGAGTTTTGGGAAGGAGCTATCCTTATTGCTCCTATGTGTAAG ATTGCTGAAGAGATGAAACCACCAAAACCAGTTATATCTATGATGAACTTGGTCATACATCTGATCCCATCATGGAAGTCGATACTTCCAGGACCTGATATCATTAACCTGGCTATTAAACAGCCGCATAAGAGACAAGAG ATTAAAGATAATCCAAATTGCTATATTGGGAGGCCTCGCATGAAGACGATGAGCGAGCTTTTTAGAGTAAGCCTTGATCTAGAGAATCGGTTGCACGAG GTGACAATGCCATTCATTGTATTGCATGGAGAAGATGATAAAGTTACGGATAAAGAAGCTAGCAAACTGCTTTATGAGGTGGCTTCCTCCAATGATAAGACTCTGAAGCTGTATCCTGAAATGTGGCATAGCCTTCTTTTCGGGGAGCCTTTGGAGAAGTCAGAGATTGTATTCAATGACATTGTCCAATGGATGGAGACAAGAATCAATACTCTTCAAGTGAATGCTAATAACAACCATGAAGCAAAATCTCAAATCTGA
- the LOC103863188 gene encoding exocyst complex component EXO70H1, whose amino-acid sequence MAKKAKFAFFSSSSPKSLPSSPSSFTSFPASPLSQNFTQSSMEEAVERAEAVIRKWDPNTPSFTKIVSLFNHSRKEAKEFIICVRDLRKAMHFLVSQDSQSHKLALAQTLMQIAMTRLEKEFFQILSSNRDKLDPESVSGQSSISSNSEFEDIMQSDDEDEIKKAGESITQVEKASAVVMSDLKAIAESMISCGYGKECVKIYKRIRKSIVDEGLSLLGIETYKAPRFHRTDWVTLEHMIKNWIRAAKIGVATLFRGEKLLCDHVFSASNSTRESCFYEIAYEAATNLFKFPEFVAKEKKSHERIFSLMDLQAAISDLWQDVEMIFHFGSVAGVKSQALSSLEKLKVSIHSAVVDFESTIQKDSTKTLTPGGGVHKLTRSTMSFISSLSKHSRVLSEILADHPLPRNTGSLESYIRTPVSENEERNHALSVHFAWLILVLLCKLDTKAEHYKDVSLSYLFLANNLHFIIETVRSTHLRDLLGDNWLTKHSDKLNAYAANYEIAAWSNVYMSLPEEPTELSPEEAKTYFKRFHTAFEEAYMKQSSRVVSDSKLRDGLKVSIAKKLVPEYREFYRKYLPMLGQERNIEMLVRFKPDNLENYISDLFHGTPILASSSVSSSSSSSSWMSLGCVSG is encoded by the coding sequence ATGGCGAAAAAGGCCAAGTTTGCTTTcttctcttcatcatctcctaAGTCTCtcccttcttctccttcttcattcaCATCTTTCCCAGCTTCTCCTCTGAGCCAGAACTTTACTCAGTCTTCCATGGAGGAAGCCGTGGAGAGAGCAGAAGCCGTCATCAGAAAATGGGATCCAAACACGCCTTCCTTCACCAAGATCGTCTCTCTGTTCAACCACAGCAGAAAAGAAGCCAAAGAGTTCATCATATGCGTCCGTGACCTGCGCAAAGCGATGCACTTTCTTGTCTCCCAAGACTCTCAATCCCATAAGCTTGCTCTTGCGCAGACCCTGATGCAAATCGCCATGACGAGGCTGGAGAAAGAGTTCTTCCAGATATTATCTTCAAACAGAGACAAGCTTGACCCTGAATCAGTTTCAGGTCAATCCTCAATCTCCAGCAACTCCGAGTTTGAAGATATCATGCAatctgatgatgaagatgagatCAAGAAAGCCGGTGAGTCCATCACTCAGGTTGAGAAAGCTTCAGCTGTGGTGATGTCTGACTTAAAGGCCATAGCAGAGAGTATGATCAGCTGCGGATACGGAAAAGAGTGTGTAAAGATTTACAAAAGGATCAGAAAGTCGATAGTGGATGAAGGGCTGAGCTTGCTTGGGATCGAAACCTACAAAGCCCCAAGATTTCACAGAACGGACTGGGTCACGCTCGAGCATATGATCAAGAACTGGATCAGAGCTGCAAAGATTGGCGTTGCCACGCTCTTCCGTGGAGAGAAACTTCTCTGTGACCATGTCTTTTCAGCTTCGAACTCAACGAGAGAGTCGTGCTTTTACGAGATTGCATACGAAGCGGCCACTAACCTTTTCAAGTTCCCTGAGTTTGTAGCCAAGGAGAAGAAGTCTCATGAGAGGATCTTCTCTCTTATGGATCTCCAGGCTGCGATCTCTGATCTCTGGCAGGACGTAGAGATGATATTCCACTTCGGTTCAGTAGCCGGTGTGAAGTCTCAGGCGCTCTCATCATTGGAAAAGCTAAAGGTTTCAATCCACAGTGCTGTCGTTGATTTTGAATCAACCATACAGAAGGATTCAACGAAAACTCTTACACCTGGAGGAGGGGTTCATAAGCTGACAAGATCAACAATGAGTTTCATCTCCTCCCTTTCTAAACACAGCCGTgtcttgtctgaaatccttgcagaCCATCCGCTCCCGAGAAACACGGGGTCGCTTGAATCTTACATCAGAACTCCAGTCTCGGAAAATGAAGAGCGCAATCACGCACTCTCGGTCCATTTCGCTTGGCTCATCCTTGTCTTGCTATGCAAGCTAGACACCAAAGCAGAGCATTACAAGGACGTTTCACTATCCTACCTCTTCCTTGCAAACAACCTTCACTTCATCATCGAAACGGTTCGTTCAACTCACCTGAGGGATCTCCTCGGAGATAATTGGCTCACTAAGCACAGCGATAAATTAAACGCTTACGCTGCCAACTACGAGATAGCAGCATGGTCCAATGTATACATGTCTTTACCAGAGGAACCCACAGAGCTATCACCAGAGGAGGCCAAAACATACTTCAAAAGGTTTCACACGGCTTTTGAGGAAGCATATATGAAACAATCATCAAGAGTTGTATCGGATTCAAAACTTAGGGATGGATTGAAGGTTTCAATAGCAAAGAAGCTTGTACCTGAATACAGAGAGTTTTACAGGAAGTACTTACCAATGCTTGGCCAAGAGAGAAACATCGAGATGCTAGTGAGGTTCAAGCCAGATAACTTGGAGAATTACATCTCTGATCTGTTCCATGGAACACCAATACTTGCCTCATCTTCCGTCTCTtcatcttcgtcttcttcatcaTGGATGTCACTTGGGTGTGTTTCAGGCTGA
- the LOC103863187 gene encoding probable pectate lyase 4 codes for MTTLPYADVDCNLRALAGRAEGFGRFAVGGLHGDLYVVTSLADDGPGSLREGGRRREPLWIVFAVSGTIHLNSYLSVSSHKTIDGRGQRIKLTGKGIRLKECEHIIICNLEFEGGRGHDVDGIQIKPKSRHIWIDRCSLRDYDDGLIDITRQSTDITVSRCYFGQHDKTMLIGADPSHVDDRCIRVTIHHCFFDGTRQRHPRLRFGKVHLYNNYTRNWGIYAVCASVEAQVFSQCNIYEAGVKKKTFEYYPEKAADREEVRAGLVRSENDLFLNGAQASLLTGAGGECVFHPSEHYPTWTVEPPSDTLKQIIQICTGWQSLSSPSDHGVPK; via the exons ATGACAACGCTACCATACGCCGACGTCGATTGCAACCTCAGAGCTTTAGCCGGCCGCGCCGAGGGTTTCGGCCGCTTCGCCGTCGGTGGTCTCCACGGCGATCTCTACGTCGTCACATCTCTCGCAG ATGATGGACCTGGATCTCTCCGCGAAGGAGGTAGGAGGAGAGAGCCGTTATGGATCGTGTTCGCGGTCTCCGGAACTATACACCTCAATTCATACTTGAGCGTCTCCTCTCACAAGACGATCGATGGGAGAGGACAACGGATCAAGCTCACAGGGAAAGGGATAAGGCTCAAAGAATGTGAACATATCATCATTTGCAATTTGGAGTTTGAAGGCGGGAGAGGCCATGATGTCGATGGGATTCAGATTAAGCCAAAGTCTAGACACATTTGGATTGATAGGTGTAGCTTGAGAGATTACGATGATGGGCTTATTGATATCACTAGGCAGAGCACTGACATCACTGTTTCTAG ATGTTATTTTGGGCAGCATGATAAGACGATGTTGATTGGAGCAGATCCTTCTCATGTTGATGATAGGTGTATCAGAGTGACGATTCATCATTGTTTCTTTGATGGAACTAGGCAGAGGCATCCTCGTCTCAGGTTTGGTAAAGTTCATTTGTATAACAATTATACAAGAAACTGGGGGATATATGCTGTCTGTGCCAGCGTAGAAGCGCAG GTGTTCTCTCAATGCAATATATACGAAGCtggagtgaagaagaagactttTGAATACTACCCAGAGAAG gCTGCTGACAGGGAAGAAGTAAGAGCTGGATTGGTTCGATCTGAGAATGACTTGTTCTTGAACGGAGCTCAAGCTTCTTTGTTGACAGGGGCCGGGGGAGAATGTGTGTTCCATCCAAGCGAGCATTACCCGACATGGACCGTGGAGCCTCCATCGGATACTCTCAAGCAAATCATCCAAATCTGTACTGGTTGGCAATCTTTATCCTCTCCTTCAGATCATGGCGTTCCTAAGTAA